The genomic region TTATAGAGATAGGGGTCGGTCCATTTCTTGTGACAGGAATAGAGACAAGGGTCGGTCCATTTCTCGTGACAGGAATAGAAACAGGGGTCGGTCCATTTCTCGTGACAGGATTCGAGACAGGGGTCAGTCCATTTCTCGTGACAGGAATAGAGATAGGGGTCGGTCAATTTCTCATGACAGGAATAGAGAGAGGGGCTATGGTGCAAAGCGTTCAAGGTCTCGGGAAGTAAGGGATCAGTATTCTGATTTGCGAGAGAGAGTGTGGGCTTCTGAGGAAGTCAGGAAAACATCCAGATCTCGTGAGAGGGAGATGAAGCGGAGTAGAAGCAGCCGGGATCGTGGTCAGCGGGATAGAAGATCAAATTCAAGAGAATTCTCAAGAGCTGGTAGAAATGATGACCGTTATGACAGATATCATAGATACGGTCATGAAAGACAATCAgacaaagacaaacaaagagacAGAACAATGGAAAGAGAGCGTATTTCAAAGTATCAAGAATCAACACGGGATTTTAAAGaggagaaagaaagaaataggtgGGTAAATTTTTGTTCTTTCAGCTTTTTTTGAATTTGTACACTTTATATTGGGGTTCCCTTCTTGATTTGCACAGAAGCTTCACTAAAATTGTTTTTATAGGGAGGAGGAGAATCAAGAAGAATACCAGGAGAGAGTTTTATTGCAACTTGCGGAGCAAGAAGAGGATGATGTTGAAAAAATTAAAGAGGAAAGCAGGAAGAGGAGACAGGCAATTTTAGAAAAGTACAGACAACAGAATCAGCAGACAATGATAAATGAAGAAGCAGGCCAAGGTGCTGGTAAAGGTATTTATCTTTTATTGGTGAAATTATCTTTTAACTATGTTTTATTGGTAAAATTATCTTTTAACTATGTTTTATAGTTAAAATTATCTTTTAACTATGTTTTATCTGtgaatgtattttattttttagaGGAAAGATATGGCAGAAAAGTGTGATTATTTTTACTTTCAGAATGAATGTAATTCAAATGTTTAACTTGCAACAGATGCCAATAGATCTACTTCAGATAATTTTCCAGAGACAAACACAGCTGCAACACTGATATCAATTAGACAGTCAGAACAGATCACTGGACATGCTGACAATGGACAGGATGGGAGTGATATTTTTGTACCCGATTCAACCTTTTCTGTTGGAAAAGACTCTCCACAAAATGGGATACAGCCAGCAGAGAAAACATTGGGTACTGGTGCTTTAGGTGAAGGCTCTCCAAAGGTCAGTGTGCTTGCACGTATGGAGCAGTTTCTCTTGTTAATTTCTCTAAACTTAAGAAATGTTATACTATTTGTGGAAAGGATTACCTTTTTGCATGAAATCATGACCGTGGAACTTATTATTTTATGAAATTAATCCTGGATGATTTAGAATGTGTTTCTTCCATGTCTTAATTTTGTGTGCATGCCATAATTGTTCAGTTGCATGTGGACACTCATTTTTTGCTACAGTAATTATGGAAATGAcaacttttttttttggtttcagaGTGAGGTGGCTGCAGACATGTTTAGTGATGACATCTTTGGAGAGTCTCCAGCAAAAATACGTAAACCGGTAATATCAATATTATAGCATTTTGTTTGTTAAGATTAAATTACAAATTATTGTCTTTACACACATGTATAAACATATGTTTGAGTAAATGAAATAGCAATCTTGTCTTGTAAGTATGAGAAATTATACGGCATTGCGCACAAACATGATTACTTGAATTGCTGCATATATTGATATGAGATTTTAGATGATGTTAAATTGTTTTTGTCTACAATGCCACTATTGCATATATTTTGTCCTCATTATTCATATATTTTACTTGCTTCAGGCTAGAGGAGATGGCTTAACTGTTGATACAAGTGGTCTTCATGACAACTGGGATGATGCAGAAGGATATTATAGTGAGTTTATTTTGTTGGAGCGATCAAGGCCAATTTTAATAGATGCATTTTTTATATACAGTTAAAATTGATGATCCATTTATCTTAAACGTGTTTTGGAACTTTGGACAATTTGCTTGGTCTACAAACAAAAGTAACTTGGTATAACTAATTGGTATTTGACTTCCAGGTTATCGTATAGGGGAGGTCCTTGATGGTCGCTATGAAATCATAGCAGCTCATGGGAAAGGTGTGTTTTCAAGTGTTGTTCGTACAAAGGATCTTAAGGCTGGGAAGGGAGAGCCTGAAGAGATTGCAATTAAAATTATTCGAAATAATGACACGATGTAAGTGTGTCTTTTCCACTTTCAGCCGAACAACTTAATTAGTAGATTTGGTCCTGTTCATATTTAATTTGTGTCAATCCTTTGCTCCACAGGTATAAAGCAGGACAAGAAGAACTAATAATATTGAAAAAACTGGCTGGTGCTGACCCTGAAGATAAACGTCACTGTGTCAGATTTCTTTCCAGCTTTAAGTATAGGAATCATCTTTGTTTAGTATTTGAGTCTTTGCACATGAATCTTCGAGAGGTTCTTAAGAAATTTGGTCGCAATATTGGTCTTAAATTGACTGCAGTGCGAGCGTATGCAAAGCAATTGTTTATTGCTTTAAAGCATCTGAAGAACTGTGGAGTTTTGCACTGTGACATCAAACCTGATAATATGCTGGTATGATATTATTCATTCTGTATGGCTATTTTAAAAAAATGGTTCAATCAAATCGAATTTTTATTCTAGCTTAAGGTTTGTGTTAATTTACCTTTTTTCTAACCACTTGGCAGGTAAATGAAGCAAAGAATGTTTTGAAGCTTTGTGATTTTGGGAATGCAATGTTTGCTGGTAAAAATGAGATTACACCTTACCTTGTGAGTCGCTTCTATCGTGCCCCTGAAATAAGTAAGTTCTTGCTCTCCTCTAATTTGTATGTACTCTTTTTTGCAAATAATAAATTGTGGGTACTGCTTCATGTGGTTGGCTTCATGCTGTTTTTTTGCTCTTTCGTAATTCTTTCTTGTATGGATCTGTAGGCATCATATCAGTAGTTTAATATGTTGTGATTGGTTTTGAAAAGCTTACTAAGTTTTTTGATGTTATTGCAGTTCTAGGTTTACCTTATGACCATGCCATGGACATGTGGTCAGTTGGTTGCTGCTTGTTTGAGCTTTATCTTGGAAAGGTTCTCTTCCCAGGCCCAACAAACAATGATATGCTTAGGCTTCACATGGAGCTGAAGGGTCCCTTCCCAAAGAAGATGCTGAGGAAGGTGAGAACAATTACATTTAATAAAATTATGTGGTATAATTTGCATCAAATCTGGGTTTCCCCTTTCAATCAAGTGTTCTTAACAGACTCTAACTCCGGGTTGACAGGTGGAGTACTAAGCAGTCAGTGAAGCAATAGGCAAGTTGCTTTTTCTTATTGATGAGATGTGTGTTAGACTGAAGGGCGTGTGTTAATGTGTCTATCTTTCTTTTGTGGTTATTATAACATAAATTTTTAATGGAATTATAACAGATAGAACAGGGCTCTAGGCAGATTAACTAGAGTTTAGGCTACATGCACGTCTAACTGAACTATAAACAAAGATCCAAAAGCAAAGATAATTGACATATTACAAACACAAAACATGGAATCTGTTTCCATAGATAAATAACTTGCCATTGACCATTAGAATCAACCATATCACGAGCATATTTTCCTAGATCAGAGTATTTGGCCACCACTCTATTATTTATGAAAGGTTTTCTTAAGGCTATCAACTTGCATTTTTAAATGCTTCACCACCTATTCTGTCAATTGTATTTTTTATTCCCTTTGCTTGCCTCCAATTGGAGTTGTGATACTACGTGAATATGCCTTACTTCAAAGGTTGTTTTATATATCTTCTCatagccctataatttggtatgagATGACTGAAAAAGATTTTGAGAGGATGGCAAGACCTTACAGTTGGAAAATACTTACTCTGATCTGGATAGCTATCACTGATTCTGCTCAGTGATTCTTTTTCCTTTGCTTGCCTCCAACTGGAGAGGTAGTATTATGTGAATATCAAAAAATGCCTTCAATTTTTTGTTTATATGTATCTTTTCATAGCCCTGGCCCCTATCAGTACAAGATGACCTCTAAGATCATTAGAGGATGTCAGGACCTTACTGTTGGGAGATACTCACACTAATCTGAACAGTTTTCATGGATTCTGCTCAATGATTCCTCTAATTTTCTTTGCTTGTTTCCAACTGGTGAGGCAGTATTATGTGAATGTGCTTACCTATACGGTTTTTTTTACATTTATCATTTCGTACAATCTGCATGCTGATATTCACCTGTGGGGTTAAGGCCTACATGTAGATTCTAATGATAAAAACATCCCAAGTGCTCCCATTATAAATGGATCTGTGCTTGAAACACACGTTCTCTAGTGTCATCTTAAGATAGGAGGGTAGGGGCACTGGTACAGGCGGGGATGCCATACCAATCAGGATTTGTGAGTGACCCAAAACTCGGACTTGGCAAACACACAGGAAAAAGCTCTGCAGAATTATTGAACATTGAAAATTATTCCTAAAAACCTTGCATATTACTGAATTTATGGAACATATTATTGAACATTGAAAGTTTCAAAATTATTCCTAAAAACCTTGCATATTACTGAATTTATGGAACATATTATTGATTTCCTTCATATCTAGATTAAAATTAGAGTTTGATACACATCAAGACTAAAAAGCGAGTTCAAATTTTCAGTATATATGAAATTTAACATTCATATATAAGaaatttacaaatttatatatTTCTTCTATGACTAAAGCTGAGAAACGTTTGCTGCTACCTTGTGGGTGTTGTGAAACTGGATGGTATGGGTACATTATGTTCAAAAGGAGCCTGAGGCATAGGAAAAAAAAATGGAAcaaaacaatttgattaaagttcTTAGGCCTGCACTGAAATTATGCGGCTTGCGACCTGCTGTAATCATACCTCACGATTCACCTTTGTGATACTGCTGACTGTTTTCGAGCTTCAGCACTTGACACAAACAAAGAGAAATTTCATTCTATGCCTGAAATGAATCTGTAGGACATGAAAAAAGACCTCCTGAATTTTGCGTTTTAATGTCAGGTTTGTTTTTCTTGCCCTAGTTGTGTCTCAAAGGCGGCGGTTTTACCTGTGAGTTTGGTGTGCGGATGGGAAAATAAAAAACTCATGGCGATTTTGACTGATAACTCAGAGCTGTGTTCTAATGATGACTACTCAATTAGGGTTTGGAATTGTGAGTACTAAGAGTAATCACTGAGTTTTGCAACATTGGTCTCCAGAGATGTGAATACAGGGAAGGAGAAGTGAAGCTTGTCCCAAAGTTACAGTTTTCTGCCCACTAATATTTTCATTGCCTGTGTCTTGTTTCCTGGCATGCTCCAAGAGGGCACTGCTGTTTCAGATTCATATAGGCTTGTTTCAATTAAGTTACAGGCTAAGTCACTgcgttcgaattcgaattcgagttCAGTAATCATCAAATTCAGATGAAGTTCGGCAAGAGTAAAAAATTCGGTCAAATGTCCATCGACAATAAATTCAccttatataaatattttatttaagtaATATATCtcataaattatcaaaatagtttaagattgcaaaatagatttgaaatcattataacatattaaaaataaatttaagtaataactaataatcaattaaatatactagatattaatatataataaaattttattataaattaaaattctaaaacaataaataaatatcttCCTTgcattaaatttatttattgttttatttataaataaggaaggaagattttaaatttttatttatttaataacctCCTAAAATTTAATAGtcaattatatataaattaaaattataaaacaatTAGTAAATTTAATCCTCCTTACATAAAAaagaaacaataaataaataaagcattaATGCAAAGAgggaaaaaaatccttaaaaaaaaacaaaaatcctAATCGAAGAAGTGCACTGCAACGGGAGGGAAACAGTCGCGGGTGGGCAGGGTCTCTCACAGCGCATGATGGCAGTCAATggaaatcaaaatattctttgacgaTAAAATAAGCCAGCAAAGGGCTATACGGCTTCACTGCAACGGCAGCTAAGGGTCTCACACAGCGCATGATGGCAGGCAATggaaatcaaaatattctttgacgaTAAAATAAGCCAGCAAAGGGTTATACGGCTTCACTGCAACGGCAGCTTGGGTAGGCAGGGCACGTATTATCTCGATGAAAATGCCCATATTTGTTGATTCTGAACAATAAAGTGCCCGCCTTGAAGCAGATGAACGACATGTCACTTTAGCAGCCATGATGGCACCTGCAACCCACTATTGTCTTCAGAAAGAGCGCTAGAAATATTGTAACGAACCCAATCACGCACAACCTTACCACACAAAACGCAGAATTTAGGTTAAAGAATAACGGCGGCTGGTCAGGGGCTCATGCCACAGGAATAGCGGCGGGATGAACAACGAATTTCAAGTGAACTTTAtcgaattttattaatttttatagaTTCGCTGAATTCCGAACCTGAAGCCAGAAATTCGGCAAATGCGGTGACTTAGGTTACAGGTGTTTTTTTGTGTAGTTAAGGTTGGTTTCTCTTTGGTAAGATGATATCATATGATCAGAGATAAGTAAATCTCATTTTTTAAGTGATGGTTTATAGCATAAATATTGAGGAACAGAAAGAACTCTTCATTCGCAGTTGTTATAGATAAAGTGTCCCTCAGTAGGGTGAAGCCTATGCTTAATCAAATTAAGTAGCTCTTGTGATTTCAGGATGttcagtcttttgtcatcctggtGACATTAGTTCTCAATCTGGGTGTCCCTTTTGTAGTAATTTCTTTGTTTTTGCCAGGTCAGGATTTCAGAAAATTGCATTTAAATCCTTCTTATTAAAGCTCTATAGGTGGATGTTTGTACAGACTGTCAAATATCTATTGTGGCAATAATTTATAAAGGTCTGATAGGTGGATGTTTGTAAAGACTGTCAAATATCTATTGTAGCAATAATTTTTAACATTAGGAGAAAAGATCTGTCACTGTGGCTTTGTTGGAACATGTTTTATATATGTGAATTGTTATTTTAGTAGAGCACCACAATACATAGCTTATTTATCTCTAGTTATTCTTTCTGCTACATATTGGCGGTCCACTTTTTTGTTCTTGCCTTTTATCTTTTGCAAAAGATAATTTTAGCAATATTTAATAGGGAGGGATGTGCATTAATTTTCCTTCATATGCCTGAATTTTTTTGTGTTCTCATAGTTTCTCTACTTGCAAAATAGATAATGTTTGTAATAGATTCCCATATTTGACTTTGACAGGGGAGTTTTACAGATCAACATTTTGATCAGGACTTGAACTTTCATGCCACAGAAGAGGATCCTGTTTCAAAGAAGGTAAATGATTGAATATTTATTGTAGTAATTTATGAATTTTTGATAAGGTATTGGCAGCCTCTTTTTGTTTGTGTGATCGAATCTCTTCCTGGAACTGTACCAAATTAATCTGTTTTGTTTGATTTGTATGTGATCAAACAGACAGTGAAAAGATTGCTGGTGAATATCAAACCGAAAGATATTGGCAGTCTTGTCCAAAGCTCTCCAGGGGAGGATCCCAAAATGTTGTCTAACTTCAAAGATCTCCTGGAAAGGATTTTTATTTTGGATCCTGATAAGCGTCTAACTGTATCGCAAGCCTTGAGTCACCCATTTATCACTGGCAAGTGAAACGGATTGCCAATATATGCACCAAATTCGCTGTTAAGTCAATTGGCTTCAATTGAGGTTTAGATTTTAATACAATGATATAGACATGGTCAATTGTTGTAAAATTTTCTGTTAATTGTTAGATgacaatgtggcacatgatttagTGCTTTGCTTATTCTATTCACCTGATGATGGGATATTTATCCTGTGGTCTATCATCTTTTGCTGTACCCTGCCAAGCGCAAGCGGTATAGACTTGGCGTGGATGAACGGTGAAACAGATGGTGTTGGTGTGGAGCTCCTTTTCTACTGGGTGATTCTTTCAGTGGAATATTTCTGTTTCTATTGTAAGACAACTCGCCACAGGCGTTTTCCCCTTGTATAATGTTCCTGGTAGTAATTTTTTTGCAAGCAATGTTGCAACACAGTTGTATTCAATGGAAATATTTAGATATTACTTTTAAATAATTGATCAGTGGAGTATATGCTGCTATAGACATTGTGGTGTTACTGATAAATTGGATTTACATAGAATGACTTTTCAGCATATTCTGAGAAGTTataccaaattaaaataaatatcttCTTTTTTTACATGTTTCATGTAAAAATGACTCTTTGTTATACATAGTTTGAATTTAAACTTTAttttggaattagaagaattgccTTGTTGAAGGTCTAATTGGGTCTTTCCTTATTGTCATGGAAATTAGTATTTTGtagttgattttctttgtttcttcttATAGTTTTTAATATGATGTGTGCAACAACAAAAATCCTGGGGAGTCTAATAATGCTCAATCtgttgattttctttgtttctttttataGGTTTTAATATAATGTCTGATATTATAAGCGTCCTGGGGAGTCTAATTATATTTTTTGTTCAGGGTTGCTTTCAGGTTTCATGAGATAATGATAATCCATTCGGTGCTTTAAGTGCCAGGTAGCTGCTGCAAGAAGGTATCCTGTTCGATATTTAGCTAACTGGTGATATGGTTTTAAGTTTGTTAAGATTtcttcttgtgatggatcttcgaTTTTGTACGTTTTTGTTATGGTGTAATTTATAGGTGGATTTACATGTTCTTGCATTAAAGATTCTTAGATTGTTTTGGAATTTTTACATTTATAGATTACTAGTTATCCAGTAGAATTCAATTTCAAAAGTCAAATAGTTGTAATGAAAATGCCAATATTCATCTGCAAAAGGTTTACACTAGCATTAGAATGCACAATTCTCCTGCAGCTAGTCTGATTGATCCATTGGTACTTTATTGAGAGCATTTGTATTCCCCAGGCTCCATCAGTATATAATCCTTTTTTGGCCTTCACAAAAAGGTGCTCCATGTGTGTGACACTTAATTGCATAGGCCTTTATTTGTCTTCAAAAAAAGGTGCTACATTTGTGTGAGGCACTTAAGTGTATAGGATCCTTTATTTGTCTTTACAAAAAGGTGCTACGTGTGTGTGAGGCACTTAAATGTATATGATCCTTTATTGATATTCACAAAAAGGTGCTACATGTGCGCGAGGCACATTACTGTAATGAACATGCCAATATTCATCTGCAAAAGGTTTACACTAGCACTAGAATACACAATTCTCCTGCTACTAGTCTGATTGATCCATTGGTATTTTATTGAGAGCATTTGTATTCCCCAGGCTCCTTCAGTATACGATCCTTTTTTTGCCTTCACAAAAAGGTGCTTCATGTGTGTGACACACTTACTTGCATAGGCCTTTATTAGTCTTCACAAAAAGGTGCTACATTTGTGTGAGGCACTCAACTTTATAGGATCCTTTATTTGTGTTCACAAAAAGGTGCTACATGTGTGTGAGGCACATAACTGTATAGGATCATTTATTTGTCTTCATAAATACATGTGAGGCACTTACTGTGTAGGATTCTTtatttgtctttaaaagaaggtgcTACATGTgtgcattattattattttttgattgatCA from Cryptomeria japonica chromosome 3, Sugi_1.0, whole genome shotgun sequence harbors:
- the LOC131029222 gene encoding uncharacterized protein LOC131029222 isoform X2, whose protein sequence is MSAQEAADMEAESYRKDTRRKRAEDDTDESSKRHKHHHHKDKDKDKDKEKDKDKHRHHHRHHKHKHHHHKKQRGAETENNLADGMEKEQGFRFTRVSAHDDDEKEEGEIVEDEEEDGGKPVLSEIESGEIQPDEAASIFTGFESASLKGSSRLTHQMPESKDRCGEVENGFTVISEFSEKNVIESYSKSSNNSDVEMVLVEKRKDVHLKDRNGRSDNLVGKFDKYDGIKGEKYCKVDSKSDRFDRSKMTIMGDQRTNQVSREIQISEDGNGQFCRSQPPSEGTKASTIRDDRKLIAEQNDAIREDELKHLNRQPYSRHRKETLSESMDTNTQRGHAGSGDGGKVGDNETNHSKLRSIDDHNKEGYSASASTLEVTEKERYRRQRHSPSPSKDIEKDWNHKQDHLISHLKYTENERQIRQGDKSKFLSKDTQRDRQTKRGCSQSPLRDSDKERQWQQIGVDCKEVVKDLKYYTQPQSPGAKNDIEDDHRDHEYKERYHERRSSKSRDINKDKPLERDRSRSPEIAGDKQRGKGPSPSYDRYRDKGQPFSRDGYRDKGRSPSRDRYRDRVQSPSHDRYRERLPSLSRDSYRDRGRSISCDRNRDKGRSISRDRNRNRGRSISRDRIRDRGQSISRDRNRDRGRSISHDRNRERGYGAKRSRSREVRDQYSDLRERVWASEEVRKTSRSREREMKRSRSSRDRGQRDRRSNSREFSRAGRNDDRYDRYHRYGHERQSDKDKQRDRTMERERISKYQESTRDFKEEKERNREEENQEEYQERVLLQLAEQEEDDVEKIKEESRKRRQAILEKYRQQNQQTMINEEAGQGAGKDANRSTSDNFPETNTAATLISIRQSEQITGHADNGQDGSDIFVPDSTFSVGKDSPQNGIQPAEKTLGTGALGEGSPKSEVAADMFSDDIFGESPAKIRKPARGDGLTVDTSGLHDNWDDAEGYYSYRIGEVLDGRYEIIAAHGKGVFSSVVRTKDLKAGKGEPEEIAIKIIRNNDTMYKAGQEELIILKKLAGADPEDKRHCVRFLSSFKYRNHLCLVFESLHMNLREVLKKFGRNIGLKLTAVRAYAKQLFIALKHLKNCGVLHCDIKPDNMLVNEAKNVLKLCDFGNAMFAGKNEITPYLVSRFYRAPEIILGLPYDHAMDMWSVGCCLFELYLGKVLFPGPTNNDMLRLHMELKGPFPKKMLRKVEY
- the LOC131029222 gene encoding uncharacterized protein LOC131029222 isoform X1, producing MSAQEAADMEAESYRKDTRRKRAEDDTDESSKRHKHHHHKDKDKDKDKEKDKDKHRHHHRHHKHKHHHHKKQRGAETENNLADGMEKEQGFRFTRVSAHDDDEKEEGEIVEDEEEDGGKPVLSEIESGEIQPDEAASIFTGFESASLKGSSRLTHQMPESKDRCGEVENGFTVISEFSEKNVIESYSKSSNNSDVEMVLVEKRKDVHLKDRNGRSDNLVGKFDKYDGIKGEKYCKVDSKSDRFDRSKMTIMGDQRTNQVSREIQISEDGNGQFCRSQPPSEGTKASTIRDDRKLIAEQNDAIREDELKHLNRQPYSRHRKETLSESMDTNTQRGHAGSGDGGKVGDNETNHSKLRSIDDHNKEGYSASASTLEVTEKERYRRQRHSPSPSKDIEKDWNHKQDHLISHLKYTENERQIRQGDKSKFLSKDTQRDRQTKRGCSQSPLRDSDKERQWQQIGVDCKEVVKDLKYYTQPQSPGAKNDIEDDHRDHEYKERYHERRSSKSRDINKDKPLERDRSRSPEIAGDKQRGKGPSPSYDRYRDKGQPFSRDGYRDKGRSPSRDRYRDRVQSPSHDRYRERLPSLSRDSYRDRGRSISCDRNRDKGRSISRDRNRNRGRSISRDRIRDRGQSISRDRNRDRGRSISHDRNRERGYGAKRSRSREVRDQYSDLRERVWASEEVRKTSRSREREMKRSRSSRDRGQRDRRSNSREFSRAGRNDDRYDRYHRYGHERQSDKDKQRDRTMERERISKYQESTRDFKEEKERNREEENQEEYQERVLLQLAEQEEDDVEKIKEESRKRRQAILEKYRQQNQQTMINEEAGQGAGKDANRSTSDNFPETNTAATLISIRQSEQITGHADNGQDGSDIFVPDSTFSVGKDSPQNGIQPAEKTLGTGALGEGSPKSEVAADMFSDDIFGESPAKIRKPARGDGLTVDTSGLHDNWDDAEGYYSYRIGEVLDGRYEIIAAHGKGVFSSVVRTKDLKAGKGEPEEIAIKIIRNNDTMYKAGQEELIILKKLAGADPEDKRHCVRFLSSFKYRNHLCLVFESLHMNLREVLKKFGRNIGLKLTAVRAYAKQLFIALKHLKNCGVLHCDIKPDNMLVNEAKNVLKLCDFGNAMFAGKNEITPYLVSRFYRAPEIILGLPYDHAMDMWSVGCCLFELYLGKVLFPGPTNNDMLRLHMELKGPFPKKMLRKGSFTDQHFDQDLNFHATEEDPVSKKTVKRLLVNIKPKDIGSLVQSSPGEDPKMLSNFKDLLERIFILDPDKRLTVSQALSHPFITGK